The nucleotide sequence CTTGTGGTAGCTCATCGTATAAGAACAAGGGCTGATCTGGTAGATAAAAAGAGTACTGCTGTAAGTTGCCTTTAGCCTTTTCATACTCTTCGTTTATATATTTAAATGAGGAAAAAGGTTGGTGTAAGAATAGTTGAACGTGCTCTCTATTTTCTAAAAATTTTATAGAAAGCTGGTGGACGTAATCTCTTATGGATTCCAGATCTGAAGAATCTACGTTTAGTAAATAGCTGAGTTCCCCTTCTTCACGAATAATCTCTTCCAGTTGATAGGATGGAACATGTTTGTTCAGAAAAGAAATAACTTTATTTCTAGACGGCAACTCATGGTCCGAGGAATACATCATTAAAAAGCAAAAATTCGAGAAAGAGAACATAGTGTCTGTTATAGCCTCACTAGATTCATAGCCCTTCACTACTTTCCTTATCGTTTCAGAGGTTGACGGTACAACTTTATAGCTCTTTTTGCAGAAATCCACATCAGGTATTTTTCGAACAGCTTTATGCAAGGATTGTAATAATTCCTCACCTGTGAGCTTTGGCTTTAATATGTAATCAACCACTCCATCCTGAAATGCAGAGTGAACATATTCAAAGTTTTCAAAGCTGCTTAAAACGATTACCTCTACATTGGGATAGTCTCTTTTAATCACCTTGACTAACTCTTTCCCGTTCATAACTGGCATGACAATGTCTGTTATCACAATGTGAGGATGGTGTTTTTCGATTAACATTAAAGCCTCTTCGCCGTTTGAAGACTCCCCAATGATTTGGAAACCTTCTGATTCCCAATCGATATAGTTCATAATCCCCTG is from Radiobacillus kanasensis and encodes:
- a CDS encoding response regulator transcription factor, whose protein sequence is MGQLCKVLIVDDEMLIRQGIMNYIDWESEGFQIIGESSNGEEALMLIEKHHPHIVITDIVMPVMNGKELVKVIKRDYPNVEVIVLSSFENFEYVHSAFQDGVVDYILKPKLTGEELLQSLHKAVRKIPDVDFCKKSYKVVPSTSETIRKVVKGYESSEAITDTMFSFSNFCFLMMYSSDHELPSRNKVISFLNKHVPSYQLEEIIREEGELSYLLNVDSSDLESIRDYVHQLSIKFLENREHVQLFLHQPFSSFKYINEEYEKAKGNLQQYSFYLPDQPLFLYDELPQDNNQTLELDRNKLMELYKHHQFEEATFYLLDYVDHLSQKYQLRVHDFKSILGNQMFNIIVTLGSMSFNTEALERDKYSLFATLNDARNIKEALPPFYQFLEYTQDIVLPKNQKKEHSNMVKLLEYVGKHYSEPLGLTELAEHFHFNPSYLSAYFSTHHEEGFNEYLNKVRIKKACELLENSDKTISTISQEVGYSDHSYFSKVFKKIKGVSPSHFRRDISS